A genomic segment from Paucidesulfovibrio longus DSM 6739 encodes:
- a CDS encoding CheR family methyltransferase, producing MSGGTPPSKNRGSSLSDKDFLLLSDFITAQLGIKMPPSKKPMLEARLHKRLRLLGIESYAGYRDYLFSEQGQKDELPHLYDAVTTNTTHFFRESNHFDALTRSILPGLHSRLRGGRALRVWSAGCSTGEEPYTLCMVLSEFAERCQGFRFEVLATDISQRVLDTARRAVYVMDKMDDIPAPLRKKYLLRSKDPKKRLMRIAPELRSLVRFERMNFMEPFHLEKPRDVVFCRNVVIYFDRPTQERLFRRIAAQIADGGYLFTGHSESLTGMDVPLVPVAPTIYRKV from the coding sequence ATGAGCGGGGGCACTCCTCCATCCAAGAATCGCGGTTCGTCGCTCTCGGACAAGGATTTTCTGCTCCTGTCCGATTTCATCACCGCCCAGCTCGGCATCAAGATGCCGCCCAGCAAAAAGCCCATGCTTGAAGCGCGGCTGCACAAGCGGCTGCGCCTGCTCGGCATCGAAAGCTACGCGGGCTACCGGGATTACCTTTTCAGCGAGCAGGGCCAGAAGGACGAATTGCCGCACCTCTATGACGCGGTAACCACGAATACCACGCATTTTTTCCGTGAATCAAACCACTTCGACGCGCTGACCCGCAGCATCCTGCCGGGGCTGCACTCCCGGCTGCGCGGCGGCAGGGCCTTGCGCGTCTGGAGCGCGGGGTGCTCCACCGGGGAGGAGCCGTACACCCTGTGCATGGTGCTCAGCGAATTCGCCGAGCGGTGCCAGGGCTTTCGGTTCGAGGTGCTGGCCACGGACATTTCCCAGCGCGTTCTCGATACGGCGCGGCGGGCCGTCTACGTCATGGACAAGATGGACGACATCCCCGCCCCCTTGAGGAAGAAGTATCTGCTGCGGAGCAAGGATCCGAAAAAACGCCTGATGCGCATCGCCCCGGAGCTTCGGTCCCTGGTTCGTTTCGAGCGGATGAACTTCATGGAGCCGTTTCATCTGGAGAAGCCGCGCGACGTCGTTTTTTGCCGCAACGTGGTCATTTATTTCGACCGGCCCACGCAGGAACGGCTGTTTCGGCGCATCGCGGCCCAGATCGCGGACGGGGGCTACCTGTTCACGGGCCATTCCGAAAGCCTGACGGGCATGGACGTGCCCCTGGTGCCCGTGGCCCCGACCATCTACCGCAAGGTCTGA
- the crcB gene encoding fluoride efflux transporter CrcB: MTKILVLALGGAAGTLSRYWLSGVAQRLFSASFPAGTFAVNMAGSLLFGLLWGLFENRIGFSPELRLLLLTGFMGAFTTFSTYMFESAALLRSGQHLLLAANVVGQSLLGLTLVLAGMALGRLI, encoded by the coding sequence GTGACCAAAATCCTCGTCCTCGCCCTGGGCGGCGCAGCCGGAACCCTCTCGCGCTACTGGCTTTCCGGCGTGGCCCAGCGGCTTTTCAGCGCGTCCTTTCCCGCGGGCACCTTTGCCGTGAACATGGCCGGAAGCCTGCTCTTCGGACTGCTCTGGGGCCTTTTCGAAAACCGCATCGGGTTCAGTCCGGAACTGCGCCTCCTGCTTCTGACGGGCTTCATGGGCGCGTTCACGACCTTCTCGACCTACATGTTCGAATCCGCCGCATTGCTTCGCAGCGGCCAGCATCTGCTGCTCGCGGCCAACGTCGTCGGGCAGAGCCTGCTCGGCTTGACCCTCGTGCTGGCGGGCATGGCCCTCGGTCGGCTGATCTGA
- a CDS encoding DUF190 domain-containing protein, whose protein sequence is MNLPKQAERLRIFIGEGDRSDGRPLYEAIVQEARKAGLAGATVLRAVMGYGANSRVHSNKILRLSEDLSLVVEIVDVPEKIGAFLPLLDKMITEGLVTREPVEVIFYRHSRQQQ, encoded by the coding sequence ATGAATCTTCCCAAGCAGGCGGAAAGGCTGCGAATCTTCATAGGCGAAGGCGACAGGAGCGACGGCAGGCCGCTCTACGAAGCCATTGTCCAGGAAGCGCGCAAGGCGGGCCTTGCCGGAGCCACGGTGCTGCGCGCCGTCATGGGCTACGGGGCCAACAGCCGCGTGCACTCCAACAAGATCCTGCGCCTCTCCGAAGACCTCTCCCTGGTGGTGGAAATCGTGGACGTGCCCGAAAAGATCGGTGCCTTCCTGCCTCTGCTCGACAAGATGATCACCGAAGGACTTGTGACCCGCGAACCCGTGGAGGTGATCTTCTACCGCCACTCGCGGCAGCAGCAATGA
- a CDS encoding class IV adenylate cyclase yields MSVEAELKYLDVDHAALRARLSALGAICKGRYFEENLVFDDEGRSLRERGLLLRLRRTPTGAVLTVKAPCEDSSAVKLRREYETGIEDMRAMRLGLEALGYRAMFAYEKVREKWIAEDAKVCLDHLPFGDFVEIEGPEEFIPVLAGRLELHDALTTRDTYHALNRAWRERQGLDHEDCFVFSEEERARLEREISGCRYSTSP; encoded by the coding sequence ATGAGCGTGGAGGCGGAACTCAAGTACCTGGACGTGGACCATGCCGCCCTGCGCGCGCGGCTTTCGGCGCTCGGAGCGATCTGCAAGGGGCGATATTTCGAGGAGAACCTCGTCTTTGACGACGAGGGGCGGAGCCTGCGCGAGCGAGGCCTTCTGCTGCGCCTGCGCCGGACTCCGACCGGAGCCGTGCTCACGGTCAAGGCTCCGTGCGAGGACTCTTCCGCCGTGAAGCTGCGGCGGGAATACGAAACCGGGATCGAGGACATGCGGGCCATGCGCCTGGGCCTGGAGGCGCTGGGCTACAGGGCCATGTTCGCCTATGAGAAGGTCCGGGAGAAGTGGATCGCCGAGGACGCCAAGGTCTGCCTCGATCATTTGCCCTTCGGGGATTTCGTTGAGATCGAAGGGCCGGAGGAGTTCATTCCCGTGCTCGCAGGGCGTCTGGAACTGCACGACGCCCTGACAACGCGCGACACCTACCACGCCCTGAATCGCGCCTGGCGGGAGCGGCAAGGGCTGGACCACGAGGATTGTTTTGTTTTTTCCGAGGAAGAGCGCGCCCGGCTGGAACGGGAAATTTCAGGGTGTCGGTACTCGACATCCCCATGA
- the clpS gene encoding ATP-dependent Clp protease adapter ClpS, whose amino-acid sequence MGKPFADHDSQTGLYDEHEVREPRKFKVVLLNDDYTTMDFVVEILMHVFKKTETEATLIMLAVHNEGKGVCGVYPAEVAETKVDTVHRLARSAGFPLKCSMEGE is encoded by the coding sequence ATGGGAAAGCCGTTTGCGGACCATGATTCCCAGACAGGCCTGTATGATGAACATGAGGTCAGGGAGCCCAGAAAATTCAAGGTTGTGCTCCTCAACGACGACTACACGACCATGGACTTCGTGGTCGAGATACTCATGCATGTATTCAAGAAGACGGAAACCGAGGCGACGCTGATTATGCTCGCCGTACACAACGAAGGCAAGGGCGTCTGCGGGGTGTACCCGGCCGAGGTGGCCGAGACCAAGGTGGACACCGTCCATCGGCTGGCCAGGAGCGCCGGTTTCCCTCTGAAATGCAGCATGGAGGGGGAATAG
- a CDS encoding methyl-accepting chemotaxis protein: MSVNTPLALGTGNRTLIFGTVLTLIFAGAVLLSQAFGLDVNFVLGVSVVIAFILTILASRLVSISVRGARGVAEEFAATGDPRLLLESVSAGELSPLLQQLGRAVAEQHEASVFFQNALKSLRNPVLVTNREGNILAATNAVMELVKKPVSQVIGFTPGQVFQNKKGTSVAGRALRSRQAVDEQSVVRMWDGREVTMRQYANIIVDDKGEVLGVVCSYIDLHSLIEKQKELEKQKEDMLGIGQEVSLLAQRVASASEELSASADEQARGAQRQKEQTDTVAAAMEEMTATVLEVARNASATSSAADGANESAQEGVQMVRKAVDAIHGVSQSADKLSGMIHQLDSQAGEIGRIISVINDIADQTNLLALNAAIEAARAGDAGRGFAVVADEVRKLAEKTMTATKEVEQAIKTIQERSRLAMRSMEETGEQVGESTEMANQAGRALEMIMAGIKDMVQRAAQIATAAEEQSSAAEEINHSIESIAQVATEADEGAGQTASATRDLAQLSQELLGVSLNFTQDAGQQLRLRSSDHEMRGVLPKLIQDFARKKGDRVYRILQEELGNPTFLPTQGYPDKVFTQMCETIAKETNKSVREVFLEVGRFTMGKFHEMYPRYFKKDEKLKAFYLRMNDVHAQLTKAQPGIEPPNFTFEDKGDRLFMNYRSKRGLFDYFEGILLGAAEFKNEKVRIKVTPLDDETARAEIQFL, from the coding sequence ATGAGCGTGAATACGCCGCTGGCTCTCGGAACCGGCAACAGAACTCTGATCTTCGGGACAGTGCTCACGTTGATTTTCGCCGGAGCCGTGCTTTTGTCCCAGGCCTTCGGCCTTGACGTCAACTTCGTTCTCGGCGTCAGCGTCGTCATCGCCTTCATCCTGACCATACTGGCCTCGCGGCTCGTGTCCATCTCTGTCCGGGGCGCACGCGGCGTCGCAGAGGAATTCGCCGCCACGGGCGATCCCCGGCTGCTGCTGGAATCGGTTTCCGCCGGGGAGCTTAGCCCCCTGCTGCAACAGCTCGGAAGGGCGGTCGCCGAACAGCACGAAGCCTCCGTTTTTTTTCAGAATGCGCTCAAGTCGCTGCGCAACCCGGTCCTGGTGACGAACCGCGAAGGCAATATTCTCGCGGCCACCAACGCCGTCATGGAGCTGGTCAAGAAGCCCGTGTCGCAGGTTATCGGCTTTACGCCGGGGCAGGTCTTCCAGAACAAAAAAGGCACCTCCGTTGCGGGGCGGGCGCTGCGCTCGCGCCAGGCCGTGGACGAGCAAAGCGTGGTCAGGATGTGGGACGGCCGCGAAGTGACCATGCGCCAATACGCCAACATCATCGTTGACGACAAGGGCGAAGTGCTCGGCGTGGTCTGTTCCTATATCGACCTGCATTCCCTGATCGAGAAGCAGAAGGAGCTGGAAAAGCAGAAAGAGGACATGCTCGGCATCGGGCAGGAAGTCAGCCTGCTGGCCCAGCGCGTGGCCTCGGCTTCCGAGGAGCTTTCCGCCTCCGCCGACGAGCAGGCCAGGGGAGCCCAGCGCCAGAAGGAGCAGACCGACACCGTGGCCGCCGCCATGGAGGAAATGACCGCAACGGTTCTGGAGGTCGCCCGCAACGCCTCGGCCACTTCTTCCGCTGCCGACGGCGCCAACGAGTCCGCCCAGGAGGGCGTGCAGATGGTCCGCAAGGCCGTGGACGCCATCCACGGCGTGTCCCAATCCGCGGACAAGCTTTCCGGCATGATCCACCAGCTCGACAGCCAGGCCGGTGAAATCGGACGGATCATCAGCGTCATCAACGACATCGCCGACCAGACCAACCTGCTGGCCCTGAACGCCGCCATTGAGGCCGCCCGCGCGGGCGACGCCGGGCGCGGCTTCGCCGTGGTCGCGGACGAGGTCCGCAAGCTGGCCGAAAAGACCATGACCGCCACCAAGGAAGTGGAGCAGGCCATCAAGACCATCCAGGAACGTTCGCGTCTGGCCATGCGGTCCATGGAAGAGACGGGCGAACAGGTCGGCGAGAGCACGGAAATGGCCAATCAGGCCGGACGCGCTCTTGAGATGATCATGGCGGGCATCAAGGACATGGTCCAGCGGGCGGCCCAGATCGCCACCGCCGCCGAGGAGCAGTCTTCCGCCGCCGAAGAGATCAATCACAGCATCGAGAGCATCGCCCAGGTCGCCACCGAAGCGGACGAAGGGGCAGGGCAGACCGCTTCCGCCACGCGCGACCTTGCCCAGCTCTCGCAGGAGCTTCTGGGCGTTTCCCTGAACTTCACCCAAGACGCGGGGCAGCAGCTGCGCCTTCGGTCGTCCGACCATGAAATGCGGGGCGTGCTTCCGAAGCTGATCCAGGACTTCGCCCGCAAGAAGGGGGACCGCGTCTACCGCATCCTCCAGGAAGAGTTGGGCAACCCGACATTCCTGCCCACCCAGGGCTACCCCGACAAGGTCTTCACGCAGATGTGCGAGACCATAGCCAAGGAAACCAACAAGAGCGTCCGCGAGGTCTTCCTTGAGGTGGGCCGCTTCACCATGGGCAAATTCCATGAGATGTATCCGCGTTACTTCAAGAAAGACGAAAAGCTCAAAGCGTTCTATCTGCGCATGAACGACGTGCATGCGCAATTGACCAAGGCCCAGCCGGGCATCGAGCCGCCGAATTTCACCTTCGAGGACAAGGGGGATCGGCTGTTCATGAATTACCGCTCCAAGCGCGGCCTGTTCGATTATTTCGAGGGCATTCTGCTGGGGGCCGCCGAGTTCAAGAACGAAAAGGTCAGGATCAAGGTGACGCCTTTGGATGACGAAACGGCCAGGGCGGAGATACAATTCCTGTAA
- a CDS encoding DUF2062 domain-containing protein — MNKKTTREDRRHWWTRTKRITHYWYLRIIRQNASAQNIALGLALGVFVGALPIIPFQTITVVVLAFFLRTNKLSAWLATCYSNVFTMVPFYSFLFVIGKLVMPFEGVTFDPKHLAMKELIATGWDVFLVMTTGGVVFGVVAALLTYFVSLQAVRRYRMLRHERRRRRIEAEMRHPHEK, encoded by the coding sequence ATGAACAAAAAGACGACACGTGAGGACCGCCGCCACTGGTGGACGCGGACCAAGCGCATCACCCATTACTGGTACCTGCGGATCATCCGGCAGAACGCCTCGGCGCAGAACATCGCGCTGGGACTGGCCCTGGGCGTGTTCGTGGGGGCCTTGCCGATCATTCCGTTCCAGACGATCACCGTGGTTGTCCTGGCCTTCTTCCTGCGCACGAACAAGCTCTCGGCCTGGCTCGCAACCTGTTATTCCAACGTCTTCACCATGGTGCCCTTCTATTCCTTCCTGTTCGTGATCGGCAAGCTGGTCATGCCTTTCGAGGGGGTGACGTTCGATCCGAAGCACCTTGCCATGAAAGAGCTCATCGCCACGGGCTGGGACGTGTTCCTGGTCATGACTACCGGGGGCGTGGTCTTCGGCGTAGTGGCTGCGCTTTTGACATATTTTGTTTCGTTGCAAGCTGTTAGACGGTACCGTATGCTTCGGCACGAGCGGAGGCGGCGGCGCATCGAAGCGGAGATGCGGCACCCGCACGAGAAATAG
- a CDS encoding chemotaxis protein CheA, whose translation MSDDINRQIFREEAYELLVELETTLLELEGRPDDMDIVNRVFRALHTIKGSGSMFGFDDIAEFTHEVESMFDMVRNGQLQVTRPLLNQVFAVRDHIQRMLDEGGGDEVDSAEAKDILEKLRCISSGEAEPEACVTAVVAEEPVAEEPVADAPADADVPVDADAAGVDGAQDAAAELEAASDSSAGEKSEEPAAGTEQPLRRMLVRISPLSPDTGEDFHIEPLLEELAKLGHCEVRADDAAVPPLESYVPGHIYVSWEVLLETAHDEEAVKDVFFFSDAPLEIEVVEASEPLNAAPEDEGWELLDSTPSKASLPDGPAASVSEVQEPTAAPKSAAEPKPKPAPAAEPKPAPVAKPAPKPAPAAEPQPKPAVQADAARQQDAVTSIRVAAEKLDSLVDLVGELVIVQAQITQLAQERDDSGFKRLAEDLERLSDELRDTALGVRMLPIGTSFSKFRRLVRDLSGELGKEIELATTGADTELDKTVIERLADPLVHLLRNSIDHGVELPDEREAAGKPRRATIRLSAEHSGGEVLIRILDDGKGIDPDVIRAKALERGLISPESDLSRADILNLIFEPGFSTAKQVTSVSGRGVGMDVVKRAIDSLRGRIEIASTKGEGTEITIRLPLTLAIIDGLQVRVGEEFYVVPLAVVEECVELRAEDEAGSDRRILYLRGEIVPYIQLREWFEINAPRPEIEQVVIVGLEGRRVGIVVDKVIGEHQTVIKSLGKIYKDVDGISGATIKGDGSIALILDVPGLMKRVVAESA comes from the coding sequence TTGTCCGACGACATCAACAGGCAGATATTCCGGGAAGAGGCTTACGAGCTGCTCGTCGAACTGGAAACGACCCTGCTCGAACTCGAAGGCCGCCCCGACGATATGGATATCGTCAACCGGGTTTTCCGAGCCTTGCACACCATCAAGGGTTCGGGCTCCATGTTCGGCTTCGACGACATCGCGGAGTTCACCCATGAGGTGGAGTCCATGTTCGACATGGTCCGCAATGGCCAGCTTCAGGTGACCCGCCCTCTGCTCAACCAGGTTTTTGCCGTTCGGGACCATATCCAGCGCATGCTGGACGAGGGCGGCGGTGATGAAGTCGATTCTGCCGAAGCCAAAGATATCCTTGAGAAATTGCGCTGCATCTCTTCCGGCGAGGCTGAGCCGGAAGCGTGCGTGACCGCTGTCGTCGCCGAGGAACCCGTCGCCGAGGAACCCGTCGCCGATGCCCCTGCTGACGCCGATGTCCCTGTGGACGCCGATGCAGCCGGGGTGGACGGCGCGCAGGACGCCGCAGCCGAGCTTGAAGCAGCTTCCGATTCTTCCGCCGGCGAGAAGTCCGAAGAACCTGCCGCCGGCACGGAGCAGCCGCTTCGGCGCATGCTCGTGCGCATCTCCCCCCTTTCCCCGGATACCGGGGAGGATTTTCACATCGAACCGCTTCTGGAAGAGCTCGCCAAACTCGGACATTGCGAGGTGCGGGCCGACGACGCAGCCGTGCCGCCGCTGGAGAGCTACGTTCCCGGCCATATCTACGTTTCCTGGGAAGTGCTCCTGGAAACCGCGCATGACGAAGAAGCCGTCAAGGACGTGTTTTTCTTTTCCGATGCGCCGCTTGAAATCGAGGTGGTCGAGGCTTCCGAACCGCTGAACGCGGCCCCGGAGGACGAAGGCTGGGAACTGCTGGATTCCACCCCCTCGAAAGCGTCGTTGCCGGATGGCCCGGCCGCGTCTGTTTCCGAGGTCCAGGAGCCGACAGCAGCCCCCAAGTCCGCAGCCGAGCCGAAGCCCAAGCCCGCTCCCGCAGCCGAGCCGAAGCCAGCGCCTGTCGCCAAGCCCGCGCCCAAGCCCGCTCCCGCAGCCGAGCCGCAGCCGAAACCAGCGGTCCAAGCGGACGCCGCCCGCCAGCAGGACGCTGTCACGAGCATCCGCGTGGCTGCGGAAAAACTCGATTCCCTCGTCGATCTCGTGGGGGAACTGGTCATCGTCCAGGCGCAGATCACCCAGCTGGCCCAGGAGCGCGATGATTCCGGATTCAAGAGGCTGGCCGAGGATCTGGAACGGCTTTCGGACGAACTGCGCGACACGGCTCTCGGCGTCCGCATGTTGCCCATCGGCACTTCCTTCAGCAAGTTCCGCCGACTGGTGCGCGACTTGTCCGGCGAGCTGGGCAAGGAGATCGAGCTGGCCACCACGGGTGCCGACACCGAGCTGGACAAGACCGTCATCGAACGTCTTGCCGATCCGCTGGTGCATCTGCTGCGCAACAGCATCGATCACGGCGTGGAGCTTCCGGACGAACGCGAGGCCGCGGGCAAGCCCCGCAGGGCGACGATCCGCCTTTCCGCGGAGCATTCCGGGGGCGAGGTGCTCATCCGCATCCTGGACGACGGCAAGGGCATCGACCCGGACGTGATCCGCGCCAAGGCGTTGGAGCGCGGCCTGATCAGCCCGGAATCGGACCTTTCCCGCGCGGACATCCTGAACCTCATCTTCGAGCCGGGTTTTTCCACGGCCAAGCAGGTCACGAGCGTTTCCGGGCGCGGCGTGGGCATGGACGTGGTCAAGCGGGCCATCGATTCCCTGCGCGGGCGGATCGAGATCGCCAGCACCAAGGGCGAGGGCACGGAAATCACCATCCGGCTGCCGCTGACCCTGGCCATCATCGACGGGTTGCAGGTTCGCGTGGGCGAGGAATTCTACGTGGTCCCGCTGGCCGTGGTGGAGGAGTGCGTCGAGCTGCGCGCCGAGGACGAGGCCGGAAGCGACCGCAGGATCCTCTACCTGCGCGGCGAGATCGTTCCCTACATCCAGCTCCGGGAGTGGTTCGAGATCAATGCTCCCCGGCCCGAAATCGAGCAGGTGGTCATCGTCGGGCTGGAAGGCCGCCGCGTGGGCATCGTGGTGGACAAGGTCATCGGCGAGCACCAGACGGTCATCAAGAGCCTTGGCAAGATCTACAAGGACGTGGACGGCATCTCCGGCGCGACCATCAAGGGGGACGGCAGCATCGCCCTGATTCTCGATGTCCCGGGCCTGATGAAGCGGGTCGTTGCCGAGTCCGCGTAG
- the fusA gene encoding elongation factor G, translating into MSKPTGKAAKYLDKLRNIGVIAHIDAGKTTLTERMLYYSGKIHRMGEVHEGTATMDYMPEEQERGITITSAMTSTPWRDCLINIIDTPGHVDFTIEVERSLRVLDGAVGVFCGVSGVEPQSETVWRQSEHYHVPKLAFVNKLDRLGADYAAVLDSMVKRLRVKPLPLQCPDGEGQELEGVFDLVSMERLEFDVDNKILEYRRVPMDDSERERVAPWRERMLETLAEEDDEFCDCYLGGGDCTPEVLHPAIRRATLAGRLVPVLCGSALKNIGVQPVMDAICLYLPSPAEVPQASGVKPGVEERISFPAHPAEPLSALVFKVSMDSGRKLALMRVYSGRIKAGDTVYNVTQDQDERVARLFRLHAGRKEKIDEAVAGEIVAAAGMKYARTGDTLACREAPLLLEQIAGYKPVISLAIEPRNSEEGDKLDEVLEKFLLEDPTLEVVRDEDTGQVVLSGMGELHLEVILERLRREYGLSPRTGNPQVVYQETVNATAEAEGVFHRELGEDMHFGGVRLSVEPRERDKGRDVVFEVDAALWPAAWMDAVADGVNDGLQSGVIKGYPVQDVRVRVLELQRKDGESSPAGYRMAAAMALKKALEAASPQLLEPIMWVEISVPDDFVGEVIGLLGSKGAKIENMLDRGGVKTVQALAALASLFGFSTQLRSATQGRAGFVMKFARFDVLQ; encoded by the coding sequence ATGAGCAAGCCGACCGGCAAGGCCGCAAAATATCTGGATAAGCTGCGCAATATCGGCGTCATCGCGCACATCGACGCGGGCAAGACCACGCTTACGGAGCGGATGCTCTATTATTCCGGAAAGATCCACCGCATGGGAGAGGTCCACGAAGGCACGGCCACCATGGACTACATGCCCGAGGAGCAGGAACGGGGCATCACCATCACCTCGGCCATGACCTCGACGCCCTGGCGGGATTGCCTGATCAACATCATCGACACGCCGGGCCATGTGGACTTCACCATCGAGGTGGAGCGCAGCCTGCGCGTTTTGGACGGCGCGGTGGGCGTGTTCTGCGGCGTCAGCGGAGTCGAGCCCCAGTCCGAGACGGTCTGGCGGCAGTCCGAGCACTACCACGTCCCAAAGCTCGCCTTCGTGAACAAGCTGGACCGGCTCGGCGCGGACTACGCGGCGGTTCTCGATTCCATGGTCAAGCGTTTGCGGGTCAAGCCGCTGCCGTTGCAGTGTCCGGACGGCGAGGGCCAGGAACTTGAGGGCGTCTTCGATCTCGTGAGTATGGAACGCCTGGAATTCGACGTGGACAACAAGATTTTGGAATACAGGCGCGTGCCCATGGACGACTCGGAGCGCGAGCGCGTCGCTCCCTGGCGGGAGCGGATGCTGGAAACGCTGGCCGAAGAGGACGACGAATTTTGCGACTGCTACCTCGGCGGCGGCGACTGCACGCCGGAGGTGCTGCATCCGGCCATTCGCCGCGCCACCCTGGCGGGCCGGCTCGTGCCCGTGCTTTGCGGTTCCGCGCTGAAGAACATCGGCGTGCAGCCGGTCATGGACGCCATCTGCCTGTATCTGCCCAGTCCGGCGGAAGTGCCCCAGGCCAGCGGCGTCAAGCCCGGCGTGGAGGAGCGGATTTCCTTCCCCGCGCATCCTGCCGAACCTCTTTCCGCTCTGGTCTTCAAGGTCAGCATGGACTCGGGCCGCAAGCTCGCCTTGATGCGCGTCTATTCCGGCCGGATCAAGGCCGGGGATACGGTCTACAACGTCACCCAGGACCAGGACGAGCGCGTGGCGCGTCTGTTCCGGCTGCATGCCGGGCGCAAGGAAAAGATCGACGAGGCCGTTGCCGGGGAGATCGTTGCCGCGGCGGGCATGAAGTATGCCCGAACGGGCGACACCCTGGCCTGCCGCGAGGCTCCGCTCCTGCTGGAGCAGATCGCCGGATACAAGCCGGTCATCTCCCTGGCCATCGAGCCGCGCAACTCCGAGGAGGGCGACAAGCTCGACGAGGTGCTGGAAAAATTCCTGCTTGAGGATCCGACCCTGGAAGTGGTTCGGGACGAAGACACCGGGCAGGTCGTGCTGTCCGGCATGGGCGAACTGCACCTGGAGGTGATCCTGGAGCGGCTGCGACGCGAATACGGTCTCAGCCCGCGCACGGGCAACCCGCAGGTCGTCTATCAGGAAACCGTGAACGCCACGGCCGAGGCCGAGGGCGTCTTCCATCGCGAACTGGGCGAGGACATGCATTTCGGGGGCGTGCGCCTGAGCGTGGAGCCCCGCGAGCGCGACAAGGGGCGCGACGTGGTTTTCGAGGTGGACGCGGCGCTCTGGCCCGCCGCCTGGATGGACGCCGTTGCGGACGGGGTGAACGACGGTCTGCAAAGCGGCGTCATCAAGGGCTATCCGGTCCAGGACGTGCGCGTGCGCGTTCTGGAGCTTCAGCGCAAGGACGGGGAGTCCTCGCCCGCGGGGTATCGCATGGCCGCGGCCATGGCCCTGAAAAAGGCCCTGGAAGCCGCCAGTCCGCAACTGCTTGAGCCCATCATGTGGGTCGAGATCAGCGTTCCCGACGACTTCGTGGGCGAGGTCATCGGGCTGCTCGGCTCCAAGGGCGCGAAGATCGAAAACATGCTCGACCGGGGCGGCGTCAAGACAGTGCAGGCTCTAGCCGCGCTCGCTTCCCTGTTCGGTTTCTCAACGCAATTACGCTCGGCCACGCAGGGCAGGGCCGGCTTTGTCATGAAGTTCGCCCGGTTCGATGTCCTGCAATAG